TCACGACAACGTCTTCGTCGGCGCACAGCGCGACGTTTGCGCGATGAAGCACGGTTGCCGGCTCGCTGTCGACGCGCGCAGCGGTCCGGATGACTTGGCGCAGCGACCCCATGATGGCGGCCGCGCGCAGGCCGTGGCCCGCGACGTCTCCCATGCTGATCCCAACGACGTGATCGTCCAGCGTGAAGACGTCGTACCAGTCGCCGCCGATGTCGATGGCATGCGCGGCGGCCGCGTACGCGGTATCGATGCGCAGCCCCGGAAGCCGCGGCAGTTCTTGCGGCAAGAGCGCACGCTGCAGCGTCGATGCGATGTAATGCTCGCGCCTATACGCTGAAAGCGTCTCTTGAATGCGCTGCGTCATCTCATGATAGACGCGATCGAGCTCGGCGATCTCGTCCTCACCTTGCACGGGGATCGTCATTTGTCCGGACCCCAAACGCTCTGCGTTGTCGGCAAGCTGACGTAACCGGCCGGCAATGCGCAGGCCGAACCGTGCGGTCGTCAGCAGCGTCATGATGATCCCCGCAAACGTGCCGATGAGCAGAACGAAACCATAGTTGCGGATCTGGTCGCGGAGCGCTCTGAAATGCGCGCTGGTCGCTTGCCTTTGGGCGCGGTCGAAATCCGCTTTTGCCGTTTGAAAGTTGGTCGCCGCGGCCCGCGTCGACGGCGCTGCCACCAGCGCCCGCGCCTGCGCGCCGTGGCCCGCTCGCAAGTCCGCCAGGTAGGTGTCCAGCACGCCGATAATGCGGGCGGTCGCGCCTGCATAGGCCACCGCCGGATCCTTCTGCGGCGAGCCTTCGGTAAGCGCCACCAGTTCCTGCGATCGCGCGAGCAACGTTTTCTTTGCTGCCGCGTAGTGATCGAGTGCGCGCTTATTCGGATGGGTCGTGTAATCAACGGCGGCGCGATTTGCGTCGCTCACCGTTCTGTAAATCGTATCGGAGAGGTCCAGGACTTTCGAAGCGTGCTGAGTCCAGACCGTCATCTCCGCGGTACGATCGACCAGCAAGGCGACCACGCCGAGGAAGACCAGCAAAAACGCCAGCGGGACGATGCTTAAAAGAATCGCCTGCGATTGTATTTTCGAGCGCACCAGCCGCAAGCGCGGCTTCTTCGCCGCCGCGCCGGGTTTTGCCTTATCTCACCGCGCTGCCAGGCTCAGCGCAATCTCCGCCGCGAGACGGGCATTGCTCTTTACGAGCGCGACGTTCGCTTCCAAACTGCGGCCCGACGTCAACGCGTTTATGCGTTCGAGCAACCAGGGCGTCACGGCCTTGCCGGTGACGCAAGCCTGCTCCGCCGCGCGCGCGGCCGTTTCGATGCAGCCGTTCATCTGATCACGCGGTATCTCGTTCTCCGCCGGAATTGGATTCGCAATAACGGCGCCGCTTTGCAATCCGAGCGCTCGCTGCGCCCGGAGAAACTCCGCGATTCCGTCAGCCTCGTCGATCCGCAGGCTAAGAACCAAGGAACTTGCACGGCTCCAAAATGCCGGAAACTCGTTCGTGCGATATCCGACGACAGGCACGCCGAGCGTCTCGAGCGTTTCGAGCGTCTTCGGCAGGTCGAGCAACGCTTTGGCGCCGGCGCAGACGACCGCCACGGGCGTACGCGCAAGTTCGTAGAGATCCGCCGACACGTCAAACGAACGCTCCGCTCCGCGGTGCACGCCGCCGATGCCGCCCGTCGCAAAAATACCGATGCCGGCCGCATGCGCGCATCGCATCGTCGCCGCCACCGTCGTCGAGCCGTCGCGACGCTGCGACACTGCGTAGGGAAGATCGGCGGTGCTGAGTTTGCGAACATCGTTTGAATTCGCCAGCCGCTCCAGCTGCGCGTCATCCAAGCCGACGAGCACGCGTCCGCGCAGCACTGCGATCGTCGCCGGGATCGCACCGGCTTTGCGCACGATCTGCTCGACGGCACGCGCCGTGTCAACGTTTTGCGGGTGCGGCATGCCGTGCGAGATGATCGTGCTCTCGAGCGCAACGATCGGACTCCG
This Candidatus Rubrimentiphilum sp. DNA region includes the following protein-coding sequences:
- a CDS encoding pseudouridine-5'-phosphate glycosidase — its product is MPEFFDLSGEVRDALARRSPIVALESTIISHGMPHPQNVDTARAVEQIVRKAGAIPATIAVLRGRVLVGLDDAQLERLANSNDVRKLSTADLPYAVSQRRDGSTTVAATMRCAHAAGIGIFATGGIGGVHRGAERSFDVSADLYELARTPVAVVCAGAKALLDLPKTLETLETLGVPVVGYRTNEFPAFWSRASSLVLSLRIDEADGIAEFLRAQRALGLQSGAVIANPIPAENEIPRDQMNGCIETAARAAEQACVTGKAVTPWLLERINALTSGRSLEANVALVKSNARLAAEIALSLAAR
- a CDS encoding SpoIIE family protein phosphatase, producing MRSKIQSQAILLSIVPLAFLLVFLGVVALLVDRTAEMTVWTQHASKVLDLSDTIYRTVSDANRAAVDYTTHPNKRALDHYAAAKKTLLARSQELVALTEGSPQKDPAVAYAGATARIIGVLDTYLADLRAGHGAQARALVAAPSTRAAATNFQTAKADFDRAQRQATSAHFRALRDQIRNYGFVLLIGTFAGIIMTLLTTARFGLRIAGRLRQLADNAERLGSGQMTIPVQGEDEIAELDRVYHEMTQRIQETLSAYRREHYIASTLQRALLPQELPRLPGLRIDTAYAAAAHAIDIGGDWYDVFTLDDHVVGISMGDVAGHGLRAAAIMGSLRQVIRTAARVDSEPATVLHRANVALCADEDVVVTAFFATLDMRTGKMLYAVAGHPLPLAVRTNGDVEQLSGEGLMLGVEPQTRYQTFEASLREGEGIICFTDGIVEVERDYLKGMETLIEVAKAEYRRGSTENIAERIKSRILAQAEPVDDSAILFVGITDLVG